A section of the Mycobacteriales bacterium genome encodes:
- a CDS encoding 5'-3' exonuclease H3TH domain-containing protein, with protein MIVHLVDGTYEIFRQHYAPRPGHLDSDGVEIGATRGVVQSVFTMLQDGATHVGVATDHVIESFRNDMWPTYKSSAGMEPVLLAQFDWLEDALRALGVAVWPMVDVEADDGLASAAAVAKSDRRVTQVVICSPDKDLGQCVGGKVVQLDRRQDKQLDADGVIAKFGVPAGSIPDWLALVGDSADGFPGLPGFGAKTTATLLARYKHLEAIPADAADWDVTVRGAAKLAATLVAQRADADTFKDLATLRTDAEVGKVDDWEWTGPTKDFPAWCERFGWPRLAKDAAALAAGR; from the coding sequence GTGATCGTTCACCTGGTCGACGGGACCTACGAGATCTTCCGGCAGCACTACGCGCCGCGACCCGGACATCTCGACAGCGACGGCGTCGAGATCGGCGCGACCCGCGGCGTGGTCCAGTCCGTCTTCACGATGCTGCAGGACGGCGCGACCCACGTCGGGGTCGCGACCGACCACGTCATCGAGTCCTTCCGCAACGACATGTGGCCGACGTACAAGTCCAGCGCCGGCATGGAGCCGGTGCTGCTGGCCCAGTTCGACTGGCTGGAGGACGCGCTGCGGGCGCTCGGCGTCGCGGTCTGGCCGATGGTCGACGTCGAGGCGGACGACGGCCTGGCCAGCGCGGCGGCCGTCGCCAAGTCCGACCGGCGGGTCACGCAGGTGGTCATCTGCTCGCCGGACAAGGACCTGGGGCAGTGCGTCGGCGGCAAGGTCGTCCAGCTCGACCGCCGGCAGGACAAGCAGCTCGACGCCGACGGGGTCATCGCGAAGTTCGGCGTCCCGGCCGGGTCGATCCCCGACTGGCTGGCCCTGGTCGGCGACAGCGCCGACGGTTTCCCGGGGCTGCCCGGGTTCGGCGCGAAGACCACGGCGACGTTGCTCGCCCGGTACAAGCACCTCGAGGCCATCCCGGCCGACGCCGCGGACTGGGACGTCACGGTCCGGGGCGCGGCCAAGCTGGCGGCGACGCTCGTCGCCCAGCGCGCGGACGCCGACACGTTCAAGGACCTGGCCACCCTCCGTACGGACGCCGAGGTCGGGAAGGTCGACGACTGGGAGTGGACCGGGCCGACGAAGGACTTTCCCGCCTGGTGCGAGCGCTTCGGCTGGCCGCGGCTGGCGAAGGACGCGGCCGCCCTGGCCGCCGGCCGCTGA
- a CDS encoding cytochrome P450, with the protein MTGTCPVRPDFDPLGAEFLADPFAVLAAVREQPVFYAPSLDYYVVTRHADIAAVFRDTGTYSAAAAQLPLVALEPEAGRILLDGGHRPQPSMVSLDQPEHTRLRRPATRAFTAARVQAMAPEITARVDALLDAVADAPAFDLVEALCFPLPADTIFSLMGVPREDYPQLRAWCGSRAALAWGRPAPEEQIDIATNMVAYRRYLRDLVDTKAGTPGDDFTSDLLVIHREDPDKLGLDEIASILFSLSFAGHETTNNLIGNTVRRLLEDPSRWARIVADPALAPGAVEETLRYDPSVPVWRRITTRPTTLSGVELPAGAKLFLWLAAAGRDTDVWPDADRFELDRPDARAHLAFGGRSIHLCLGAGLGRLEAAIAVQRLATRFPHLSMPAQQIPFHPNISFRGPQRLLVETG; encoded by the coding sequence GTGACCGGCACCTGTCCCGTACGGCCTGATTTCGACCCGCTCGGCGCGGAGTTCCTGGCCGACCCGTTCGCGGTGCTGGCCGCCGTACGGGAGCAGCCGGTGTTCTACGCACCGTCGCTGGACTACTACGTGGTGACCCGGCACGCCGACATCGCCGCGGTCTTCCGCGACACCGGGACGTACTCGGCCGCGGCGGCGCAGCTCCCGCTGGTGGCGCTGGAGCCGGAGGCGGGCCGGATCCTGCTCGACGGCGGGCACCGGCCACAGCCGTCGATGGTCAGCCTCGACCAGCCCGAGCACACCCGCCTGCGGCGGCCGGCGACCCGGGCGTTCACGGCGGCGCGGGTGCAGGCGATGGCGCCGGAGATCACCGCGCGCGTCGACGCACTGCTCGACGCGGTCGCGGACGCGCCGGCGTTCGACCTGGTCGAGGCGCTGTGCTTCCCGCTGCCGGCGGACACGATCTTCTCGCTGATGGGCGTGCCGCGGGAGGACTACCCGCAGCTGCGGGCCTGGTGCGGTTCGCGGGCGGCGCTGGCCTGGGGCCGGCCCGCGCCGGAGGAGCAGATCGACATCGCCACGAACATGGTCGCGTACCGGCGCTACCTGCGGGACCTCGTGGACACCAAGGCCGGTACGCCGGGGGACGACTTCACCTCGGACCTGCTCGTCATCCACCGCGAGGACCCGGACAAGCTCGGCCTGGACGAGATCGCCTCGATCCTGTTCTCGCTGTCGTTCGCCGGCCACGAGACCACGAACAACCTCATCGGCAACACCGTCCGGCGGCTGCTGGAGGACCCGTCCCGCTGGGCCCGGATCGTGGCCGACCCGGCGCTCGCTCCCGGCGCCGTCGAGGAGACCCTGCGGTACGACCCGTCGGTGCCGGTCTGGCGCCGGATCACGACCCGGCCCACCACGCTGTCGGGGGTCGAGCTCCCGGCCGGCGCGAAGCTGTTCCTCTGGCTCGCGGCGGCCGGCCGCGACACCGACGTCTGGCCCGACGCCGACAGGTTCGAGCTGGACCGGCCCGACGCCAGGGCCCACCTCGCCTTCGGCGGCCGCAGCATCCACCTGTGTCTGGGCGCCGGACTGGGCCGGCTGGAGGCGGCGATCGCGGTGCAACGGCTGGCCACCCGGTTCCCGCACCTGTCGATGCCGGCCCAGCAGATCCCGTTCCACCCCAACATCAGCTTCCGCGGACCCCAGCGACTGCTGGTCGAGACGGGCTGA
- a CDS encoding chitobiase/beta-hexosaminidase C-terminal domain-containing protein, with the protein MAVASAERAHAAVIPTAPDNILVFPNRDFITVEGYEDHAGETATITVTRPSIGGQVVGSAQGRVSGDEVAFEVNHPGGICWGAGTNLKVTPDILPGDVASISFGGATAGDTRVQDGFATEDASLSGSTVVVRGHVGPGVDPANTEQRIVDPALVGTNVARRDVRAVPGPLTPSPKGGYSSALEFGLDGPDTFRATYVFTDPAAAQIAANAELGERLLSWEFTDADGNRQGMTIAEFGELGGPGFGGCPNGPLQAGPPGPTDISAVNVAGGIRLTWTPAVAVPGTPAITGYRAHAVAQTTNAAGERVEIGRRIAGVGARGTTITGLSASEAYDIDVVAASSVGETFPAVHAIPVTDTTPPTVSASPGGGTYSTARTVTLSANENGSDIYYTTNGDDPVEGDILDVDAIRYTAPIPVTVNTDLKYVAFDPAGNVSHIGEATYVITNTPTPDSPTVASASVGPGSVTLNLTAPDPSITSFTVQAFTPAGATVGAPRVTTPAETAARSVTITGLTGDQPLFFSVVATNANGSSAPSDRVGPLTPQGAVVANAGPDQTINRRTTPTTVTLTAAGSTTGGTYRWVQLSPGTGTTQMPTTDPDFVTLTGATTASPSFPLRLFVYPMTNNPLRFQLTVTTGAGSKTDEVLVTPVPDRVTIGTSKWKVGDFRVVGTGSLVGTTITVHRGSLSGTVLVQAAVTAAAPPGIGDYDARSRATGAPLNVNPGTVWIESSGGGTAGPFTVANG; encoded by the coding sequence GTGGCCGTCGCCAGCGCCGAGCGGGCACACGCCGCGGTGATCCCCACCGCCCCCGACAACATCCTGGTCTTCCCCAACCGCGACTTCATCACGGTCGAGGGTTACGAGGACCACGCGGGCGAGACCGCCACGATCACCGTGACCCGTCCCTCCATCGGCGGCCAGGTGGTCGGGTCGGCCCAGGGCCGGGTCTCCGGCGACGAGGTGGCCTTCGAGGTCAACCACCCGGGCGGGATCTGCTGGGGCGCCGGCACGAACCTCAAGGTCACCCCGGACATCCTGCCCGGGGACGTCGCGTCGATCAGCTTCGGCGGGGCGACCGCCGGCGACACCCGCGTGCAGGACGGGTTCGCCACCGAGGACGCCAGCCTCAGCGGCTCCACGGTCGTCGTGCGGGGCCACGTCGGCCCCGGCGTCGACCCGGCCAACACCGAGCAGCGGATCGTCGACCCCGCCCTGGTCGGCACCAACGTCGCGCGCCGCGACGTCCGGGCGGTCCCCGGGCCGCTGACCCCGTCTCCCAAGGGCGGCTACTCCTCGGCCCTGGAGTTCGGCCTGGACGGCCCGGACACGTTCCGGGCGACGTACGTCTTCACCGACCCCGCGGCGGCGCAGATTGCCGCGAACGCCGAGCTGGGCGAGCGGCTGCTGTCGTGGGAGTTCACCGACGCCGACGGCAACCGGCAGGGCATGACCATCGCCGAGTTCGGCGAGCTCGGCGGCCCCGGCTTCGGCGGCTGCCCGAACGGCCCGCTGCAGGCCGGGCCGCCCGGGCCGACCGACATCAGCGCCGTGAACGTCGCCGGCGGCATCCGGCTGACCTGGACTCCGGCCGTCGCGGTCCCGGGCACCCCCGCCATCACCGGCTACCGGGCCCACGCCGTCGCGCAGACCACGAACGCCGCCGGTGAGCGGGTCGAGATCGGCCGCCGGATCGCCGGCGTCGGAGCCCGCGGCACCACGATCACCGGGCTGTCCGCGAGTGAGGCGTACGACATCGATGTCGTCGCGGCCAGCAGCGTCGGGGAGACCTTCCCCGCGGTGCACGCGATCCCGGTCACCGACACCACGCCGCCCACGGTCAGCGCGTCCCCGGGCGGTGGCACGTACTCGACCGCCCGCACCGTCACGCTGAGCGCGAACGAGAACGGCTCGGACATCTACTACACGACCAACGGCGACGACCCGGTCGAGGGCGACATCCTCGACGTGGACGCGATCCGGTACACCGCGCCGATCCCGGTCACGGTGAACACCGACCTGAAGTACGTCGCATTCGACCCGGCCGGGAACGTCTCCCACATCGGCGAGGCGACGTACGTCATCACCAACACGCCGACGCCGGACTCGCCGACGGTGGCCAGTGCCAGTGTGGGTCCCGGCTCGGTCACCCTGAACCTCACCGCGCCGGACCCGTCGATCACCTCGTTCACGGTCCAGGCCTTCACGCCGGCCGGGGCCACGGTCGGTGCGCCGCGGGTGACCACGCCGGCCGAGACGGCCGCCCGGTCGGTCACGATCACCGGCCTGACCGGCGACCAGCCGCTGTTCTTCAGCGTCGTCGCGACGAATGCCAACGGCTCCAGCGCCCCCTCGGACCGGGTGGGTCCGCTGACCCCGCAGGGTGCCGTCGTCGCCAATGCCGGTCCCGACCAGACCATCAACCGCCGGACGACGCCCACCACGGTCACTCTGACCGCGGCCGGCTCGACCACCGGCGGGACGTACCGGTGGGTGCAGCTCAGCCCGGGGACCGGCACCACCCAGATGCCGACCACCGACCCCGATTTCGTCACCCTCACCGGAGCCACCACGGCGAGCCCGAGCTTCCCGCTGCGGCTGTTCGTGTACCCCATGACGAACAATCCGCTGCGGTTCCAGCTCACCGTCACCACCGGGGCGGGCAGCAAGACCGACGAGGTCCTCGTCACCCCGGTCCCGGACCGGGTCACGATCGGGACGTCGAAGTGGAAGGTCGGTGACTTCCGGGTCGTCGGCACGGGCTCGCTCGTCGGGACGACGATCACCGTCCACAGAGGATCTCTCAGCGGCACCGTCCTCGTGCAGGCGGCGGTCACCGCGGCCGCGCCGCCGGGCATCGGCGACTACGACGCCCGCTCCCGGGCGACCGGAGCGCCGCTGAACGTCAACCCGGGAACGGTCTGGATCGAGTCCAGCGGCGGCGGCACCGCCGGACCGTTCACCGTCGCCAACGGATAA
- a CDS encoding discoidin domain-containing protein, with product MKQRRFVLVPAAVAALVVAVAPAVSANADHGGAPAARVWVTTPDQAELLHDRGTVPFTTGPSDELTITVDPSRTYQTVDGFGASITDSSAAVLYRLAPAARDQAMRSLFDPDRGIGISALRQPIGSSDFTDDPHYTYDDVPAGQTDFALRHFSVAHDQAQILPLLRRARALNPRLTVIATPWSPPAWMKTTDSLIGGRLKDDPRVYAAYARYFVKYVQAYRAAGVPVDYLTLQNEPQNRKPNAYPGTDMPVRQEVALIEAVGPALRAAGLRTKILAYDHNWSTHPDDIANTPPGESPETDYPYEVLDSPAARWVAGTAYHCYSGDPSAQTALHDAHPDKGIWFTECSGSHGPDDPPAQFFRDTLTFHARNITIGTTRNWAKTAIAWNIALDSTGGPHNGGCDTCTGVLTLQADGSVTTNAEYYTIGHLSKFVKPGAVRIASTSFGTTGWNGQIMDVAFRNPDGSTALVVHNENDDPRTFAVAVGGRSFDYTLPGGALATFTWPRGGAPGDHLLPATGTTATATPAGEPAQNAVDDDASTRWTTGTAQVPGQQIQLDLGRRETFRRVVLDTGASTGDFARSFTLQAGDDATHWRTLASATGTGQLTTIDVPRTRARYLRVVSTGTSDSWWSVADTRLYS from the coding sequence ATGAAGCAACGTCGCTTCGTCCTCGTCCCGGCTGCCGTCGCCGCGCTCGTCGTGGCGGTCGCCCCGGCCGTCTCCGCGAACGCCGACCACGGCGGTGCTCCGGCCGCACGGGTCTGGGTCACCACGCCCGACCAGGCCGAACTGCTGCACGACCGCGGCACGGTCCCGTTCACGACCGGGCCGAGCGACGAGCTGACGATCACGGTCGATCCCAGCCGGACATACCAGACCGTGGACGGGTTCGGGGCGTCGATCACCGACTCGTCCGCGGCCGTGCTCTACCGGCTCGCCCCGGCCGCGCGGGACCAGGCGATGCGCAGCCTGTTCGATCCGGACCGGGGGATCGGCATCAGCGCGCTCCGCCAGCCGATCGGGTCCTCCGACTTCACCGACGACCCGCACTACACGTACGACGACGTGCCCGCGGGGCAGACCGACTTCGCGCTGCGGCACTTCAGCGTCGCCCACGACCAGGCCCAGATCCTGCCGCTGCTGCGCCGGGCCAGGGCACTGAACCCGCGGCTGACCGTGATCGCCACCCCGTGGAGCCCGCCGGCCTGGATGAAGACCACCGACTCGCTCATCGGCGGGCGGCTGAAGGACGATCCCCGGGTCTACGCGGCGTACGCGCGGTACTTCGTGAAGTACGTCCAGGCCTATCGCGCCGCCGGCGTCCCGGTCGACTACCTGACCCTGCAGAACGAGCCGCAGAACCGGAAGCCGAACGCGTACCCGGGCACCGACATGCCGGTGCGGCAGGAGGTCGCGCTCATCGAGGCGGTCGGGCCGGCGCTGCGGGCGGCCGGTCTGCGGACGAAGATCCTGGCCTACGACCACAACTGGTCGACCCACCCCGACGACATCGCCAACACGCCGCCGGGCGAGAGCCCCGAGACCGACTATCCGTACGAGGTGCTCGACAGCCCGGCCGCGCGCTGGGTGGCCGGCACCGCGTACCACTGCTACTCCGGCGACCCGAGCGCGCAGACCGCGCTGCACGATGCCCATCCGGACAAGGGGATCTGGTTCACCGAGTGCTCCGGTTCGCACGGCCCGGACGACCCGCCGGCCCAGTTCTTCCGGGACACGCTGACCTTCCACGCCCGCAACATCACCATCGGCACGACCCGCAACTGGGCCAAGACCGCGATCGCCTGGAACATCGCGCTCGACTCGACCGGCGGTCCGCACAACGGCGGCTGCGACACCTGCACCGGGGTGTTGACGCTGCAGGCCGACGGCTCCGTCACCACCAACGCGGAGTACTACACGATCGGCCACCTCTCCAAGTTCGTGAAGCCGGGCGCGGTGCGGATCGCCAGCACGTCCTTCGGGACGACCGGCTGGAACGGCCAGATCATGGACGTCGCGTTCCGCAACCCGGACGGCTCGACCGCGCTGGTCGTACACAACGAGAACGACGACCCGCGGACGTTCGCGGTCGCCGTCGGCGGCCGGTCGTTCGACTACACGCTGCCCGGTGGTGCGCTCGCGACGTTCACCTGGCCGCGCGGCGGCGCTCCGGGCGACCACCTGCTCCCGGCGACCGGAACGACCGCGACGGCGACGCCGGCGGGGGAGCCGGCCCAGAACGCGGTCGACGACGACGCCTCGACCCGGTGGACCACCGGCACCGCCCAGGTCCCGGGGCAGCAGATCCAGCTCGACCTCGGCCGGCGGGAGACCTTCCGCCGGGTCGTCCTCGACACCGGCGCCAGCACCGGCGACTTCGCCCGCTCCTTCACGCTGCAGGCCGGCGACGACGCGACCCACTGGCGGACCCTCGCCAGCGCAACGGGCACCGGCCAGCTCACCACCATCGACGTCCCCCGAACCCGAGCCCGCTACCTCCGCGTCGTCTCCACCGGCACCTCCGACAGCTGGTGGTCCGTCGCCGACACCCGCCTCTACAGCTGA
- a CDS encoding SWIM zinc finger family protein, with protein sequence MPIAWTADQVLALAPDAGSIAAGRKLSGPGPWSGTGTREDAAVWGECAGSGKHPYRTVVDLGGPAYRCSCPSRKFPCKHALGLLLLWSAGQVRPGTPPEWAGTWLAERATRPPAAAQSGVSDPAAARKRVERRGERVAAGVDELDRWLLDQVRGGLAALQQGGYSYVEPMAARMVDAQAPGLASALRRLPGAGAGQPDRSGPLLEGLALLRLAVTAHRGLDRLPPSLAACVRREVGYPIAKDDVLAGPPVADRWQVVGRRDDEQERLTVRRVWLRGERTGRPALVLSFAGAGQQLDASLAAGLTVDADLHFYPGTAPLRALVGTRRGAPEPIGTLRGGSLQDAAAAYAAAVAADPWTYSWPVVVGGLTPVPGPVWQAYDGGGRRVRLLGGDELYRLLAVSGGHPVTVAADYTPGGLRPVSVLDADPGRAAGQLVLL encoded by the coding sequence GTGCCTATCGCCTGGACCGCCGACCAGGTGCTGGCGCTCGCGCCGGACGCCGGGTCGATCGCGGCCGGCCGGAAGCTGTCCGGGCCGGGACCGTGGTCCGGGACCGGGACGCGGGAGGACGCCGCGGTCTGGGGCGAATGCGCGGGCAGTGGCAAGCACCCGTACCGGACCGTGGTCGACCTGGGCGGGCCGGCGTACCGGTGCTCGTGCCCGTCGCGGAAGTTTCCCTGCAAGCACGCGCTGGGGCTGCTGCTGCTCTGGTCGGCCGGGCAGGTCCGGCCGGGGACGCCGCCGGAGTGGGCCGGGACGTGGTTGGCCGAGCGGGCCACCCGGCCGCCGGCCGCCGCCCAGTCCGGCGTCTCCGACCCCGCGGCCGCGCGGAAGCGGGTCGAGCGCCGGGGCGAGCGGGTCGCGGCCGGGGTGGACGAGCTGGACCGGTGGCTGCTGGACCAGGTCCGCGGCGGTCTGGCCGCGCTGCAGCAGGGCGGCTACTCCTACGTCGAGCCGATGGCGGCCCGGATGGTCGACGCGCAGGCGCCGGGGCTGGCGAGCGCGCTGCGGCGGCTGCCCGGGGCCGGCGCCGGGCAGCCCGACCGCAGCGGGCCCTTGCTCGAGGGGCTCGCGCTGCTCCGGCTCGCCGTGACCGCGCACCGTGGGCTCGACCGGCTGCCGCCGTCGCTCGCGGCGTGCGTCCGGCGCGAGGTCGGCTACCCGATCGCCAAGGACGACGTGCTCGCCGGACCGCCCGTCGCCGACCGCTGGCAGGTGGTCGGGCGCCGGGACGACGAGCAGGAACGGCTGACCGTGCGGCGGGTCTGGCTGCGCGGGGAGCGGACCGGCCGGCCGGCGCTGGTGCTCTCCTTCGCCGGGGCCGGCCAGCAGCTGGACGCGTCGTTGGCGGCCGGCCTGACCGTGGACGCCGACCTGCACTTCTACCCCGGTACGGCGCCGCTGCGGGCGCTCGTCGGGACCCGCCGGGGTGCTCCGGAGCCGATCGGGACATTGCGCGGCGGGAGCCTGCAGGACGCGGCGGCGGCGTACGCGGCGGCCGTGGCGGCGGACCCGTGGACGTACTCGTGGCCGGTCGTGGTGGGTGGGCTCACGCCGGTGCCCGGTCCGGTCTGGCAGGCGTACGACGGCGGCGGGCGGCGGGTGCGGCTGCTCGGCGGGGACGAGCTCTACCGGCTGCTGGCGGTCTCCGGCGGGCACCCGGTCACGGTCGCCGCCGACTACACGCCCGGTGGGCTGCGGCCGGTGTCGGTGCTGGACGCCGACCCCGGGCGTGCGGCCGGTCAGCTGGTGCTGCTGTGA
- a CDS encoding DUF5691 domain-containing protein produces the protein MTSWADLSAAALLGTARRDVDVTALPGPLGTAAARLTPVNADDAAVPSPGGAGPSADGTAGAGGGVVRSAAGDPAARLLDAAALATPYRRAGMRPGVAPVESGPAAGPETARLVRPAGAAHLGRVLGGNQDLLVEWAGAAAAGRWRPPADLLPALLDAAARDGAAAAAVVPVLGVRGRWLAAARPDWAQAITIADPSTLATPNATPPTAPSPTATPNPGAIPGPGPTPGPGAIPGPAPGPGATPGPATAPAGSGPAEVDEVWEHGERAERRDRYDVLRAADPARARALLTATWAKETGEDREWFLDQIGVRPQDADEPLLETALRDRRKGVRDRAAATLGVLPRSAYAARMSERARAAVSVERRRLRTRLVVAPPETCDDAMAGDAISRTPPAGIGAQGWWLREIVSATPLPVWSALGPPAQLLGWAGDTDWRDVLVGGWQDAAIRQQDAGWAAALLDRRPPQRDWPALVGALPPDRRGLAVARLLAGKDTTPWLLSAVLTVCPPPWPDELGRAVLARLVRTDVGPRDTGIRDALTLLAHRLPPHRAAAVRDRAGKAGSDWGPALTRVAETLEFRYAMLEELR, from the coding sequence GTGACCAGCTGGGCCGATCTCAGCGCGGCCGCGCTCCTCGGCACCGCTCGCCGCGACGTCGACGTCACCGCCCTTCCCGGCCCCCTCGGCACCGCCGCCGCGCGCCTCACGCCGGTGAACGCCGACGATGCCGCGGTCCCGTCCCCGGGCGGCGCGGGACCGTCTGCGGACGGTACGGCCGGGGCGGGTGGCGGGGTGGTCCGGAGCGCGGCCGGGGATCCGGCGGCGCGGTTGCTGGATGCGGCGGCGTTGGCTACGCCGTATCGGCGGGCGGGGATGCGACCGGGGGTGGCTCCGGTCGAGAGTGGGCCGGCGGCCGGGCCGGAGACGGCGCGGCTGGTGCGGCCGGCCGGGGCTGCGCACCTCGGGCGGGTGCTCGGGGGCAACCAGGACCTGCTGGTGGAGTGGGCCGGCGCCGCGGCCGCCGGTCGCTGGCGACCGCCGGCCGACCTGCTGCCCGCGCTGCTGGACGCGGCCGCCCGCGACGGGGCGGCCGCGGCGGCGGTGGTTCCGGTCCTCGGCGTCCGCGGGCGCTGGCTGGCCGCCGCCCGCCCCGACTGGGCGCAGGCGATCACCATCGCCGACCCCTCGACCCTCGCCACCCCGAACGCGACTCCACCGACGGCCCCGAGCCCTACCGCGACCCCGAACCCGGGCGCGATTCCGGGGCCGGGCCCGACCCCAGGCCCGGGCGCGATTCCGGGGCCGGCTCCGGGGCCGGGGGCGACTCCAGGCCCGGCGACGGCTCCTGCGGGATCGGGGCCGGCGGAGGTCGATGAGGTGTGGGAGCACGGGGAGCGGGCGGAACGGCGCGACCGGTACGACGTGCTGCGAGCGGCCGACCCCGCGCGCGCCCGCGCGCTGCTGACCGCGACCTGGGCGAAGGAGACCGGCGAGGACCGGGAGTGGTTCCTCGACCAGATCGGCGTCCGGCCGCAGGACGCGGACGAACCCCTGCTGGAGACCGCCCTGCGGGACCGGCGCAAGGGCGTCCGGGACCGCGCCGCGGCCACGCTCGGCGTACTCCCCCGCTCCGCCTACGCGGCCCGCATGTCCGAGCGGGCCCGGGCCGCGGTCTCCGTCGAGCGCCGCCGGCTGCGGACCCGGCTGGTCGTCGCGCCCCCGGAGACCTGCGACGACGCGATGGCCGGCGACGCGATCAGCCGTACGCCGCCGGCGGGCATCGGCGCACAGGGCTGGTGGCTGCGGGAGATCGTGTCCGCGACCCCGCTGCCGGTCTGGTCCGCGCTCGGACCCCCTGCCCAGCTGCTGGGCTGGGCCGGTGACACCGACTGGCGGGACGTGCTGGTCGGCGGCTGGCAGGACGCCGCGATCCGGCAGCAGGACGCCGGCTGGGCCGCCGCCCTGCTGGACCGCCGCCCGCCGCAGCGGGACTGGCCGGCGCTCGTCGGCGCGCTGCCGCCGGACCGCCGCGGCCTCGCCGTGGCCCGCCTGCTGGCCGGCAAGGACACCACACCGTGGCTGCTGTCCGCGGTGCTCACCGTCTGCCCGCCGCCGTGGCCGGACGAGCTCGGCCGGGCCGTGCTGGCCCGGCTGGTCCGGACCGACGTCGGGCCCCGCGACACCGGCATCCGGGACGCGCTGACCCTGCTGGCCCACCGGCTGCCGCCGCACCGGGCCGCCGCCGTACGCGACCGGGCCGGGAAGGCCGGCTCGGACTGGGGACCGGCGCTGACCCGCGTCGCCGAGACACTCGAATTCCGTTACGCCATGCTCGAGGAGCTCCGTTGA
- a CDS encoding AAA family ATPase produces the protein MTADTGLLRPHAEQAFAAELTALAVADDRPRPPGWRMSPSAVVTYLLGGKAGGTEITPKYVGPRRLIEVAVATLATDRALLLLGVPGTAKTWVSEHLTAAVSGDSTLLVQGTSGTPEEAIRYGWNYARLLAEGPTPAALVPSPVMTAMREGRIARVEELTRIPSDVQDALITVLSEKTLPVPELGTEVQAIKGFTVIATANDRDRGVNELSSALRRRFNTVVLPLPASFEDEVDIVTRRVEQLGRSLELPDTPAALDEIRRVVSVFRELRSGATADGRTKLKSPSGTLSTAEAISVVTAGRALAAHFGDGVLRPADIAAGLVGAVVRDPVADAVVWTEYLEVVVRERRGWGEFYRACREVSG, from the coding sequence ATGACCGCCGACACCGGGCTGCTGCGGCCGCACGCCGAGCAGGCCTTCGCCGCCGAGCTGACCGCGCTGGCCGTCGCCGACGACCGGCCCCGCCCGCCCGGCTGGCGCATGTCCCCGTCGGCCGTGGTCACCTACCTGCTCGGCGGGAAGGCCGGCGGCACCGAGATCACACCGAAGTACGTCGGACCGCGCCGCCTGATCGAGGTGGCCGTGGCCACCCTGGCGACCGACCGCGCCCTGCTGCTGCTCGGCGTACCCGGGACCGCGAAGACCTGGGTCAGCGAGCACCTCACCGCGGCCGTCAGCGGCGACTCGACGCTGCTGGTGCAGGGCACCTCCGGCACCCCCGAGGAGGCCATCCGGTACGGCTGGAACTACGCCCGGCTGCTCGCCGAGGGCCCGACGCCGGCCGCGCTGGTGCCCTCCCCCGTGATGACCGCGATGCGGGAGGGCCGGATCGCCCGGGTCGAGGAGCTGACCCGGATCCCGAGCGACGTGCAGGACGCGCTGATCACCGTGCTCAGCGAGAAGACGCTGCCGGTGCCGGAGCTCGGCACCGAGGTGCAGGCCATCAAGGGCTTCACCGTCATCGCCACCGCCAACGACCGGGACCGCGGCGTCAACGAGCTGTCCAGCGCGCTGCGGCGGCGGTTCAACACGGTGGTGCTGCCGCTGCCGGCCTCGTTCGAGGACGAGGTCGACATCGTCACCCGCCGGGTCGAGCAGCTCGGCCGGTCGCTGGAGCTGCCGGACACGCCGGCCGCGCTGGACGAGATCCGCCGGGTGGTCAGCGTGTTCCGGGAGCTGCGCTCCGGCGCGACCGCGGACGGGCGGACGAAGCTGAAGTCGCCGTCCGGGACGCTGTCCACCGCGGAGGCGATCTCGGTGGTGACGGCCGGGCGGGCGCTGGCCGCGCACTTCGGCGACGGGGTGCTGCGGCCGGCCGACATCGCCGCCGGCCTCGTCGGCGCGGTGGTCCGGGACCCGGTCGCGGACGCGGTGGTCTGGACCGAGTACCTGGAGGTCGTGGTCCGGGAGCGGCGCGGCTGGGGCGAGTTCTACCGCGCCTGCCGCGAGGTCAGCGGGTGA